The Bdellovibrio bacteriovorus DNA segment CGATAGCGAACCAGCTCTTCCATGCGTGCATAGAACGTATAGAACAAATAGCGATCCGTATTGAGTGCGGTGAAGGAACCCACTTTCATTTCGTTCGGCATAGTTTCGCCGATCGTGGACATGCCCTCGTTGAAGCGATTCATCTCTTGCAAATCTTTACTGATGTCGACCTCTTTAAAGCCATCCTTGTCCATACTTGGATGAGATTCGGTATTGCGCGATCTTTGGGGCGGGGTCGGCGTCGGTTTTTTCGGTTCCGAAACCGCAGCTTGATTGCTGCGATTTGTAGTCATCCCTGATTGAGCAGCGCGAGTTTCTTCTTTCACACGTTGTTTTTGTTCAGAAAGGAATTTCGCCAAAGTGTCGTCTTCAGGAAGCTTCATTTTTTCAGGAACTATCGCTTGTCGAACGATTTGCTGCTCTTTGGGTTTCAGGGCCTGCATGATCTGCGCTTCCGGTGTCAGTTCCACTTCAATAGTTTCCGGTTCAGGAAGCTGAAATTTCGGCGCGATCCAAATTACTGTCCCCATTAAGAGGAAGTGAACTAAAACGCTAATAAAGACGGCGCGAATAACAGGCATGTCTCAATATAAGACGAAACTGGACCTTGGTGCAAGACGGCTAAAGTTGAAACATATTTTACCGATAAGAAATGAGTCACAGGGGGAAAAATGGGTAAGGTTCTCGATATTACGCCGCGCCTAAGAGGTCAAAATTCTTTAGAAAATACAAAATTCGAAGCGCGTGCTGAGGTCCTTGATATTACTGAGGCTCGTCAAGAAATTCTGAGCCGCGATCGTCGTGATGTAAAACGTACGATTCTGACTGAGTTCGTGGGGGCGTTTGTAGTCCTTCCTGAAAAAGGTCTTTTGAAAGCAGCTTTGTACGATATCTCTGAAAACGGGATGGCGTTTGATTTGGAACTCACTGAAGGCGGCTTCTCTCAAGGAGACGAAGTGGCTATGCGTGTGTACTTGAATCATTCGACTTATTTCCCATTCACGATTCGTGTCACAAACAGTCGTGCTATCGAAGATGAAGGTGTTGTTCGTCACGGTGCTAATTTCGTGAAAGGCACGATGAATGATGTCGCACTTCATCATTTTGTAAAGTTCATCGAAAACGTCAGCGCTAGTCTGAAAACTGATTCCGGGGACGTTCTCGTTTCCCACATCTCTTAATTTAATCACGCGGCCCTTTTCCGTAGACTTTAGTCCTGCAATTTGTTGCAATTTAGACAGTAGAAGTTCTGCTGTCTGAATTGCAGAATTTCTCAGGACTATAACTACGGAGGGATGTCCTTGAGTAAAG contains these protein-coding regions:
- a CDS encoding cell envelope integrity protein TolA; this encodes MPVIRAVFISVLVHFLLMGTVIWIAPKFQLPEPETIEVELTPEAQIMQALKPKEQQIVRQAIVPEKMKLPEDDTLAKFLSEQKQRVKEETRAAQSGMTTNRSNQAAVSEPKKPTPTPPQRSRNTESHPSMDKDGFKEVDISKDLQEMNRFNEGMSTIGETMPNEMKVGSFTALNTDRYLFYTFYARMEELVRYRWESRVQQAIDRFDRLTLVNAGNRNWVTHIEFLLDKNGYLRQSLIMKSSGIPAFDAAAVNAFRDAKVFPNPPPEMVQEDGYIHIKFSFTVNYAPPVLVNRN
- a CDS encoding PilZ domain-containing protein produces the protein MGKVLDITPRLRGQNSLENTKFEARAEVLDITEARQEILSRDRRDVKRTILTEFVGAFVVLPEKGLLKAALYDISENGMAFDLELTEGGFSQGDEVAMRVYLNHSTYFPFTIRVTNSRAIEDEGVVRHGANFVKGTMNDVALHHFVKFIENVSASLKTDSGDVLVSHIS